The following proteins come from a genomic window of Rhodohalobacter sp. 614A:
- a CDS encoding sensor histidine kinase, with protein MLKNNQILPLHTLLSGFVLAIFFLIQPSPVLAQSEDAPTSLLSTEAPTLRFEHLKVGDGLAQGSANTITQDSRGYIWITTQSGLHRYDGYEFKVYNYTAFDSTSLSEGWVWAVEESDNGDLWVTTNSGGLNRMDRATGTFKHYVHDPDDSTSISSDWTQFIHEDSNGDLWVTTQRDGLNRMRSGNDGHFEKFRHDHDDSSTVSSDVLTSIEEDSEGNIWIGSANGLNRINPETDEITRFLFEPDAPERYGTPYNINDIYHSPNEPGIHWLTTGNGLVRLNSITGESERFLIEPNNGDDINPQNFIHEIVPDPNLDGVFWVAGPGTGVARFDVRTEEFTKYRHDPRDPNSLAEDYAQSIFADRSGTIWVGYVSEGISSFNPGAVNFSHLRHNPDDPQSLSPGIVWGIYEDSFGTLWVSTDEGPNTRYLTQYNPADGIFKYHQFDANNDNTLLPGLNWKFTEDEAGGFWIAGNVGLSRLDRATGRVTRFRQEDGRSNNIFDLQPTQSNGRQLWVGNVGGLDLFDTETEVFTKINIAPEGHENEPVVIDIYEDSENQILWLGTASGLVRYDMLAKTSEAFSYNPSDTTTISDNVVFGIIPDSDPSILWLATQSSGLNRFDTKTNIATHFTKADGLADDHIYGLLKDENGTLWMSSNGGITNFDPETYTIRNYGLDDGLIALEYNQNAYFKNSKGVLYFGSSKGVTAFEPEQLKINETPPQVTISDFRLFNRSLPVGPDSPLKQDLSETDLITLKHNQNEITIDYVALHFANSNRNRYQYQLEGFDEDWVDAGTQRSATYTNLSPGDYTFRVQASNSDGIWNEDGTTLNLSILPPWYRTWWAYGLFACMFGFVVFGVDRAQRKRLSKKESERAALREAELRAEAENKRRADTEQLSKIGQTITSTLSVDEIIETVYENVNALMDAAIFGVGIYNKPKNRLDFPATKEKGKMLPAYSYKLDEDSRLAVWCFKNKKEIIIGDFANEYTKYVEEYKQPVEGDFSDSVIYLPLIHQGQVIGVITTQSFKKNAYTEYHINLLRNLATYAAIALDNASAYRQLNATLSELKTTQNQLVQQEKLASLGQLTAGIAHEIKNPLNFVNNFSDLSLELVEEARDEVKENLTDDTQELTAILDDLEINLRKIFEHGTRADSIVKSMLLHSRGGSGEMASTDLNALIKEYANLAFHGMRASKEPINVDIELDLGENLGNVNLIAEDFSRVILNLCNNAFDAMREKLAADSLHSSDKLKDNYEPKLSVRTRKKDTDIIIEIEDNGPGIPDEIKDKILQPFFTTKKGTAGTGLGLSITHDVIKAHGGVLDVESKENEFTRFVIHLNKS; from the coding sequence ATGCTGAAGAACAATCAAATACTACCTTTACACACACTATTGTCAGGATTTGTTCTCGCCATATTTTTTTTGATTCAACCCTCGCCTGTCCTTGCCCAAAGTGAAGACGCGCCAACTTCGCTGCTTTCCACAGAAGCTCCCACACTTCGCTTTGAACATCTGAAAGTCGGCGATGGTCTTGCGCAAGGAAGTGCCAACACCATTACGCAAGACAGCCGGGGATATATTTGGATTACCACACAAAGCGGCCTTCACCGATACGATGGCTACGAATTTAAAGTCTACAATTACACCGCCTTTGATTCCACTTCACTATCTGAAGGATGGGTATGGGCGGTCGAAGAATCCGATAACGGAGATCTTTGGGTCACAACAAATTCCGGCGGGCTCAATCGGATGGACAGGGCTACCGGAACTTTCAAACATTACGTGCACGATCCTGATGATTCAACAAGTATTTCAAGCGACTGGACCCAGTTTATTCATGAAGATAGTAATGGAGATTTATGGGTAACCACGCAAAGAGACGGACTGAACCGCATGCGTTCTGGTAATGACGGACATTTTGAGAAATTCCGGCACGATCACGATGATTCTTCAACAGTATCGAGTGATGTTCTAACAAGTATTGAAGAAGATTCCGAAGGAAATATCTGGATAGGAAGTGCAAATGGTTTAAATCGAATCAATCCTGAAACGGATGAAATTACCCGGTTTCTTTTCGAACCAGATGCGCCGGAACGCTACGGCACTCCTTATAATATAAATGACATCTATCACTCTCCGAATGAACCCGGAATCCACTGGCTCACTACCGGAAACGGATTGGTTCGGTTAAACAGCATAACGGGAGAGTCCGAACGCTTTCTTATTGAACCCAACAATGGTGATGATATAAATCCTCAAAATTTCATTCATGAAATTGTTCCGGACCCAAATCTGGATGGAGTTTTTTGGGTGGCCGGTCCGGGTACAGGCGTTGCCCGGTTTGATGTTCGTACTGAAGAATTCACGAAATACCGCCACGATCCGAGAGACCCCAACAGCCTTGCAGAAGATTATGCCCAATCCATTTTTGCTGATCGATCCGGTACCATTTGGGTTGGCTATGTCTCTGAAGGAATCAGCTCTTTCAACCCCGGGGCTGTAAATTTCTCTCATCTCCGCCACAATCCTGACGATCCCCAAAGCCTTTCGCCGGGTATCGTTTGGGGCATTTACGAAGACAGCTTTGGAACCCTTTGGGTTTCTACCGATGAAGGGCCGAATACTCGCTATTTAACCCAGTATAACCCCGCTGATGGAATTTTTAAATATCATCAATTCGATGCTAATAACGACAATACGCTTCTTCCCGGACTGAACTGGAAATTTACTGAAGATGAGGCGGGTGGCTTTTGGATTGCGGGGAATGTCGGGTTAAGCCGTTTAGACAGAGCTACAGGTCGGGTCACCAGATTCCGGCAGGAGGATGGACGCAGCAATAATATCTTTGATTTGCAACCCACCCAAAGTAACGGCAGGCAGTTGTGGGTTGGAAATGTTGGCGGTTTGGATCTTTTTGATACCGAAACAGAAGTTTTTACTAAAATAAATATTGCCCCGGAAGGCCATGAAAATGAACCGGTTGTAATTGATATCTATGAAGATTCTGAAAACCAGATTTTATGGCTTGGTACGGCTTCAGGCCTTGTCCGATATGACATGCTGGCAAAGACATCCGAAGCGTTCTCATACAATCCATCCGACACAACGACCATCAGCGATAATGTAGTTTTCGGGATTATTCCGGATTCCGATCCCAGTATTTTATGGCTGGCCACTCAGAGTTCCGGCCTCAACCGGTTCGATACCAAAACAAATATTGCCACACATTTTACAAAAGCAGATGGACTGGCAGACGATCATATCTACGGTTTGCTTAAAGATGAAAACGGAACTCTTTGGATGAGTTCAAATGGCGGAATCACCAATTTTGACCCGGAAACTTATACCATTCGAAACTACGGTCTTGATGACGGTTTGATTGCTCTCGAATACAATCAAAATGCCTATTTCAAAAACTCAAAAGGTGTTCTCTATTTTGGAAGCTCGAAGGGTGTAACGGCATTTGAACCGGAACAACTCAAGATCAACGAAACTCCTCCGCAAGTTACAATATCAGATTTCAGGCTTTTTAATCGCTCACTGCCTGTAGGCCCTGATTCCCCGCTAAAGCAAGACCTTTCAGAGACAGACTTAATTACCCTAAAACATAATCAAAACGAAATTACCATCGATTATGTAGCCCTGCATTTTGCCAACTCCAACAGAAACCGTTATCAATATCAACTGGAAGGATTTGATGAAGACTGGGTGGATGCCGGCACTCAGCGGTCGGCCACGTATACCAACCTCTCTCCGGGCGATTATACTTTTCGCGTTCAAGCCTCCAATTCCGATGGCATCTGGAATGAAGACGGAACCACCCTCAACCTGTCTATACTTCCGCCGTGGTATCGAACCTGGTGGGCTTATGGACTTTTTGCCTGCATGTTCGGCTTCGTGGTTTTTGGAGTAGACCGGGCGCAACGTAAACGTTTGAGTAAAAAAGAAAGCGAACGTGCAGCCCTGCGCGAAGCGGAACTTCGTGCCGAGGCCGAAAACAAACGCCGGGCCGATACGGAGCAGCTCAGTAAAATCGGGCAAACAATTACATCTACCCTTTCTGTCGATGAAATTATTGAAACCGTTTACGAAAATGTAAATGCATTGATGGATGCCGCAATCTTTGGAGTTGGCATCTACAATAAACCCAAAAACCGGCTCGACTTCCCCGCCACAAAAGAAAAGGGTAAAATGCTTCCCGCTTATTCTTACAAGTTGGATGAGGATTCGCGCCTTGCGGTTTGGTGTTTTAAAAACAAGAAAGAAATCATTATTGGAGACTTTGCCAACGAGTACACGAAATATGTGGAGGAATACAAACAACCCGTGGAAGGAGATTTTTCCGATTCGGTTATTTATCTGCCACTTATCCACCAGGGACAAGTGATTGGAGTCATCACCACGCAAAGTTTCAAGAAAAATGCATATACCGAATATCACATAAACCTCCTTCGAAACCTGGCTACCTATGCTGCTATCGCTTTGGATAACGCTTCAGCCTACCGGCAGTTAAATGCCACATTAAGCGAACTGAAAACAACACAAAACCAGCTTGTTCAACAGGAAAAACTGGCGTCACTCGGGCAACTTACTGCCGGGATTGCGCACGAGATCAAAAATCCGTTAAACTTCGTGAATAACTTCTCGGACCTGAGTCTTGAATTGGTAGAAGAAGCAAGAGACGAAGTAAAGGAAAATCTGACGGATGACACTCAAGAGCTGACAGCCATTTTAGACGACCTCGAAATCAATCTCCGGAAAATCTTTGAACATGGTACCCGGGCCGATAGTATTGTTAAATCCATGCTCCTGCATTCGCGGGGCGGAAGCGGCGAGATGGCAAGTACGGACCTGAACGCGTTGATAAAAGAATATGCGAACCTTGCATTTCACGGGATGCGGGCGAGTAAGGAGCCTATCAATGTAGATATTGAACTTGATCTGGGTGAAAATCTAGGAAATGTAAATTTAATCGCTGAAGATTTTAGCCGCGTCATTCTGAATCTCTGTAACAATGCCTTTGATGCAATGAGAGAAAAACTGGCCGCCGACAGCCTGCATTCTTCAGATAAACTTAAGGATAATTACGAGCCTAAATTATCTGTTCGTACACGGAAAAAGGATACAGATATCATCATCGAAATTGAAGACAACGGTCCCGGAATCCCGGATGAAATCAAAGACAAAATCCTGCAGCCCTTTTTTACTACCAAAAAAGGAACGGCCGGTACCGGTCTTGGGCTTTCCATCACGCATGATGTGATAAAAGCCCACGGCGGAGTTTTGGATGTGGAGTCGAAAGAAAATGAATTTACACGATTCGTTATTCACCTAAATAAATCATAA
- a CDS encoding response regulator has translation MKFLVVDDEQDVEILFRQRFRKEIRQGLIELEFAFSGEEALNRVRSTKPPDVVYIFSDINMPGMSGLDLLDEVKSDYPHIHVSMISAYGDDENYKKAINSGAKEFFTKPIDFDSLKKEVHKLLEEKEN, from the coding sequence ATGAAATTTTTAGTTGTAGATGATGAACAAGATGTAGAAATACTTTTCCGGCAACGTTTTAGAAAAGAAATCCGGCAGGGACTTATTGAACTGGAATTTGCTTTTTCGGGGGAAGAAGCCTTAAACCGGGTACGAAGTACAAAACCGCCGGATGTAGTTTATATCTTTTCGGATATCAATATGCCGGGAATGTCGGGCCTTGACCTGCTGGATGAAGTAAAATCAGACTATCCTCATATTCATGTAAGTATGATTTCGGCATATGGTGACGATGAAAATTACAAAAAGGCAATCAACTCCGGCGCTAAAGAATTTTTTACCAAACCGATTGATTTTGATTCGCTGAAAAAAGAAGTGCATAAACTTCTGGAAGAAAAAGAAAATTGA